A window of the Cryptococcus neoformans var. neoformans B-3501A chromosome 9, whole genome shotgun sequence genome harbors these coding sequences:
- a CDS encoding hypothetical protein (Match to ESTs gb|CF185968.1|CF185968, gb|CF185967.1|CF185967), with protein MRSPGPSLILLAALPLASATHLSSKLQDKVYDVMENISTHSWEIGTKAQAILESKYPSYSVFASTSPIPLPDDFDDDDIEDVVAVAEYTMNNRPPSNTSASAHGGSTLLDDEAAGDPASLGVTILLANASTDNAQVNGVSYGDAAREELNYLLYDVPRTSSGAISHRADQAQLWADSVYMVPPFLAYYGALNNNQTLLQQAYQQCKLYRDALRQSNGLWIHITGGNGTSDPNLWATGNGWAAAGMLRVWATINWSTFSDQLDSQLSDLESWVREILDASKPYITGNGIFYNYINDTSSFEDASSAALMSHVGLRLSTLGITNDYVDMALGLLSAASSYVNSTGYLTQVVNPLDFSEQGEESPEGQSFLVMAYAAHTDWDDAGRAGHTKDDGLGSKSGASPQIGGLGSAMVVAIGLLAMLVTL; from the exons ATGAGAAGTCCCGGCCCGTCTCTGATTCTACTGGCTGCCCTGCCCTTGGCATCAGCAACACATCTCAGTAGCAAACTCCAGGACAAGGTGTATGATGTTATGGAAAACATTTCTACCCATAG TTGGGAAATCGGTACCAAAGCGCAGGCTATCCTTGAGAGCAAATATCCCAGCTACTCCGTCTTTGCCTCAACATCTcccattcctcttccggatgactttgacgacgatgacatTGAGGACGTCGTTGCTGTGGCTGAATACACTATGAATAATCGCCCCCCAAGCAACACTTCTGCTTCGGCTCACGGTGGTAGCACCCTGCTTGACGACGAGGCTGCTGGCGACCCCGCGAGTTTGGGTGTGACCATACTCCTGGCCAATGCAAGCACCGACAATGCACAAGTTAATGGAGTCAGTTACGGTGATGCAGCGAGGGAAGAGCTCAATTACCTCCTGTATGACGTCCCTAGG ACGTCTTCTGGAGCTATCTCTCACCGAGCAGATCAAGCACAACTGTGGGCAGACAGTGTTTACATGGTTCCGCCTTTTCTTG CATACTACGGTGCCCTAAATAATAATCAAACACTCCTTCAACAGGCGTATCAGCAGTGCAAGCTTTATCGAGACGCTCTTCGCCAATCTAATGGGTTATGGATTCACATCACCGGCGGTAATGGAACTTCAGATCCCAATCTTTGGGCAACTGGTAATGGTTGGGCTGCGGCGGGAATGTTGAGGGTTTGGGCAACCATAAACTGGTCGACCTTTTCGGATCAATTGGACAGCCAGTTGAGTGATTTGGAATCATGGGTGAGGGAAATCCTTGACGCGTCCAAGCCTTACATT ACGGGCAACGGCATCTTCTACAACTACATCAACGATACTTCTTCATTTGAAGACGCTTCTTCAGCAGCCCTCATGTCTCATGTCGGTCT TCGTTTATCAACTCTCGGCATCACCAATGACTACGTCGACATGGCACTCGGTCTCCTTTCCGCCGCATCATCCTACGTAAACTCCACTGGATACCTTACACAAGTCGTCAACCCTCTCGATTTCTCTGAGCAAGGTGAAGAATCTCCTGAAGGACAGAGTTTCCTCGTGATGGCATACGCGGCACATACAGACTGGGATGACGCTGGACGAGCAGGGCATACGAAGGATGATGGGTTGGGATCAAAAAGTGGAGCTTCACCACAAATTGGCGGGCTGGGAAGTGCGATGGTCGTTGCGATTGGGCTACTTGCTATGCTTGTGACATTATAA
- a CDS encoding hypothetical protein (HMMPfam hit to Tubulin, Tubulin/FtsZ family, GTPase domain, score: 344.4, E(): 1.6e-100; HMMPfam hit to Tubulin_C, Tubulin/FtsZ family, C-terminal domain, score: 166.4, E(): 6e-47), with protein MGREIINVSVGQAGNQIGTAFWENILQEHGLDRSGKATTDDPHILDKVDVYFTEASNKKYVPRSIQVDLEPGVVDLVRSGPLANLFRPDTFVHGESGAGNNWAKGYYTEGAELVDPVLDVLRQQAENSDSLQGFQLLHSLGGGTGSGLGALLLGKIREEYPDRMLATFSIFPSPKVSETVVEPYNAVLSTHNLVENSDITCCIDNEALYNICVSDLKIQSPEYKDLNSLIAKVMTGFTTTLRFPGVLNSDLRKLAVNMVPFPRLHFFTAGYAPLVANASKSYTASNVHELTAAIFQKRSLLAAIDPLFGKYLTVSVAYRGKLSMRDIENAVWDFHNKNSEHFVPWIPNSSLTTLCTVPPLGQTAAATLVANTTAISEVFKRSHTQFRSLFRRRAFTHWYTGEGMDEQEFTEAEANLSDLCIEYDQYASADLEEEEYELEGEEHVEEGENYEE; from the exons ATGGGTAGAGAAATTATCAACGTATCTG TCGGCCAAG CCGGTAACCAAATCGGTACTGCTTTCTGGGAGAACATCCTCCAG GAACACGGTCTTGACA GGAGTGGTAAAGCCACTACCGACGATCCCCATATCCTTGACAAAG TCGATGTCTACTTTACCGAGGCATCCAACAAAAAATACGTCCCTCGATCCATCCAAGTCGACCTCGAGCCCGGTGTCGTCGATCTCGTCCGTTCCGGCCCCCTCGCCAACCTCTTCAGGCCCGATACCTTTGTTCACGGAGAGTCTGGAGCAGGTAACAACTGGGCCAAGGGTTATTACACCGAGGGAGCCGAGCTTGTTGACCCTGTGCTCGATGTTTTGAGGCAACAGGCGGAGAACTCTGACTCTCTCCAAGGTTTCCAGCTCTTACACT CCCTTGGTGGTGGTACCGGTTCCGGTCTTGGTGCTCTCCTTCTCGGCAAGATCAGGGAAGAATATCCTGACCGAATGCTCGCTaccttctcaatcttcccatcccccAAGGTCTCTGAGACGGTCGTCGAACCTTACAACGCTGTCCTGTCAACACACAACTTGGTTGAAAACAGTGACATTACCTGCTGTATCGAC AACGAAGCACTGTACAACATCTGCGTCTCTGATTTGAAGATCCAGTCTCCAGAGTACAAGGATTTGAACTCACTGATTGCCAAGGTCATGACTGGCTTCACTA CTACTTTGCGTTT CCCTGGTGTCCTTAACTCCGATCTTCGAAAGCTGGCGGTCAACATGG TTCCTTTCCCACGTCTGCACTTCTTCACTGCCGGTTACGCCCCTCTTGTTGCCAACGCTTCCAAGTCTTACACC GCTTCCAATGTGCACGAGCTCACCGCTGCCATCTTCCAAAAACGAAGCTTGCTTGCGGCCATCGACCCTTTGTTCGGTAAATACCTGACGGTCTCTGTTGCTTACCGCGGTAAGCTCAGTATGAGGGACA TCGAAAACGCTGTCTGGGACTTCCACAACAAG AACTCTGAGCACTTTGTTCCCTGG ATCCCCAACAGCTCCCTCACCACGCTTTGTACCGTTCCTCCCCTTGGTCAAACAGCTGCCGCTACTCTTGTCGCCAATACTACCGCCATCAGCG AGGTCTTCAAGCGATCCCACACTCAGTTCAGGAGTCTCTTTAGGAGAAGAGCCTTCACCCACTGGTACACTGGTGAGGGAAT GGACGAGCAAGAATTTACCGAGGCCGAAGCGAACCTTTCAGACTTGTGTATCGAGTACGACCAAT ATGCCTCCGCCGatcttgaagaggaggagtaCGAGCTCGAGGGTGAGGAGCAcgtggaggagggcgagaacTACGAGGAATGA
- a CDS encoding hypothetical protein (Match to EST gb|CF189349.1|CF189349; HMMPfam hit to PRA1, PRA1 family protein, score: 148.2, E(): 1.8e-41): MEYIGKATEVVKHFRETKLSTLKPPQEFFDHRQLSRPKNMNEATSRVTYNTRHYSGNYLIVIAILAVYALITNPLLLIALAFLAGGFAAINKFAPEPMQVGDHIITQKSLYTALFVIGLPLLWIASPVSTFFWLVGSSAILILGHAVLMEPGVESEYAGIEQV, encoded by the exons ATGGAGTACATCGGTAAAGCCACAGAGGTCGTCAAACACTTCAGA GAGACCAAGTTGTCTACCCTGAAGCCTCCTCAAGAATTT TTTGATCACCGACAGCTCTCCCGACCCAAAAACATGAATGAGGCGACTTCT CGTGTGACCTATAATACCCGCCACTACTCTGGTAACTacctcatcgtcatcgccATTCTTGCCGTCTACGCTCT TATAACAaaccctctccttcttatcgcccttgccttcctcGCTGGAGGCTTTGCAGCCATCAATAAATTCGCCCCGGAACCTATGCAAGTAGGCGACCACATTATCACCCAAAAATCTCTGTACACTGCGCTCTTTGTAATTGGTCTCCCGCTTTTGTGGATCGCTTCACCTGTGTCAACTTTCTTCTGGTTAGTTGGTTCATCGGCGATTTTGATCTTGGGTCATGCCGTGTTGATGGAGCCTGGGGTTGAGAGCGAGTATGCGGGCATTGAGCAGGTTTAG
- a CDS encoding hypothetical protein (Match to EST gb|CF190062.1|CF190062; HMMPfam hit to DAHP_synth_1, DAHP synthetase I family, score: 503.3, E(): 2.3e-148) — MPSPTRVSIRDAMELLDDRRVKIVRPLIPPQILHEELPLSLRGAQTVLDGRRQVEAVIKGDDDRLLVVVGPCSVHDPEQAITYAKALKEYADKAAEDLVIVMRVYFEKPRTTVGWKGLINDPDMNGSYQINRGLKIARKLLLDITEIGLPAAGEFLDVISPQYLADLFAWGAIGARTTESQVHRELASALSMSVGFKNGTDGSIGIAIDAIKAAGSGHTFLSVTKQGLSAIVETEGNSSTHVILRGSSKGPNYGVDDVAACAEKLNKSGLPAKLMIDCSHGNSSKQHLNQIKVGADIASQLSSGPTSNAIVGVMIESNIFEGRQNVPAEGPSGLKYGISVTDACISMEQTIPLLDELRKGVQARREAVKAKREGQQ, encoded by the exons ATGCCCTCCCCTACAAGAGTATCTATCCGAGAC GCCATGGAACTCCTCGACGACCGAAGGGTCAAGATTGTCAGGCCTCTTATCCC CCCTCAGATTTTACATGAAGAACTTCCCCTCTCATTGAGGGGCGCCCAAACTGTGCTTGACGGCCGTCGACAAGTTGAGGCTGTCATCAaaggtgatgatgaccgATTGCTTGTCGTTGTCGGCCCCTGTTCCGTGCACGATCCCGAACAGGCCATCACCTATGCTAAAGCTCTCAAAGAGTACGCCGACAAGGCTGCTGAAGATCTTGTGATTGTTATGCGAGTCTACTTTGAAAA ACCTCGAACAACTGTTGGCTGGAAGGGATTGATCAACGACCCGGACATGAATGGTTCTTACCAAATTAACCGAGGTCTTAAGATTGCACGAaagttgttgttggacaTTACCGAAATTGGTTTGCCCGCTGCCGGCGAGTTCCTTG ATGTCATTTCTCCCCAGTACCTCGCCGACCTTTTCGCATGGGGCGCCATCGGAGCCCGAACCACGGAATCCCAAGTCCACCGAGAACTCGCGTCTGCACTCTCCATGTCCGTCGGTTTCAAGAACGGTACTGACGGCTCTATCGGGATTGCAATTGATGCGATCAAAGCAGCCGGATCTGGACACACTTTCTTGTCTGTTACCAAGCAAGGATTGTCCGCGATTGTTGAGACGGAAGGAAACAGTTCTACGCATGTCATCTTGAGAGGAAGCAGCAAGGGACCTAATTATGGAGTGGATGATGTGGCCGCTTGTGCGGAAAAATTGAACAAAAGCGGATTGCCTGCCAAGCTTATG ATTGACTGCTCTCATGGTAACTCCTCCAAACAACACCTCAACCAAATTAAGGTCGGTGCCGACATTGCCTCCCAACTTTCCTCTGGACCCACATCCAACGCCATTGTCGGTGTCATGATTGAGTCCAACATCTTTGAAGGTCGACAAAATGTTCCTGCCGAGGGACCTTCTGGATTGAAGTACGGTATCTCTGTGACGGATGCTTGTATTTCGATGGAGCAGACTATTCCTTTGTTGGATGAGTTGAGAAAGGGTGTGCAAGCGAGGAGAgaagctgtcaaggctAAGAGAGAGGGACAGCAGTAA
- a CDS encoding hypothetical protein (HMMPfam hit to Arf, ADP-ribosylation factor family, score: 399.3, E(): 4.7e-117): protein MGGQLSKALGKLFGNKEMRILMLGLDAAGKTTILYKLKLNQSVTTIPTVGFNVETVTYRNVRFNVWDVGGQDKIRPLWRHYYTGTQGLIFVIDSGDRDRIDEARLELERILADREMRECLLMVFANKQDLPGAMSPAEVTEKLGLHRMKDRSWYVHPSCATTGEGLFEGLQWLSSNVKNLKV from the exons ATGGGAGGGCAATTGAGTAAAGCTCTTG GCAAGTTATTTGGCAACAAGGAGATGCGGATCCTGATGTTGGGGCTGGACGCCGCCGGAAAGACGA CCATTTTATATAAGCTTAAGCTCAACCAAAGCGTCACGACCATCCCTACCGTCGGGTTCAACGTGGAAACAGTTACATACCGAAACGTCAGATTCAACGTCTGG GATGTGGGAGGCCAAGACAAGATCCGTCCGTTATGGCGACATTACTATACTGGCACACAAGGTCTCATCTTTGTGATCGACTCTGGCGACAGGGACAGGATTGATGAAGCTCGACTGGAGCTGGAACGGATTTTGGCGGAcagggagatgagagagtgTCTGTTGATGGTATTTGCGAATAAACAGGATTTACCTGGCG CCATGTCACCAGCAGAGGTCACTGAAAAGCTTGGATTACATCGAATGAAAGATAGGTCGTGGTACGTCCACCCGAG TTGCGCGACGACTGGAGAAGGGTTGTTTGAAGGATTGCAATGGCTCTCGAGTAACGTCAAGAACCTCAAGGTCTAA
- a CDS encoding hypothetical protein (Match to ESTs gb|CF194443.1|CF194443, gb|CF194048.1|CF194048, gb|CF189041.1|CF189041), with the protein MVSPAFPGLFFAFAAAVLLLFASISPPAWDQVGFLTTTAGTTKTVFGVFGECVKGGSCSSKSVGYDLVINGATDVNINQTVLHNLTYAMILHPIAGFLALLALVFGLLGACAASRVATIFMALCSALGLIITLVVFVIDMVLWNVVKNHARDGGVQATLGNANWFTVAALASLFLSMCTSVCGACGRFANGRMAGEKY; encoded by the exons ATGGTTTCACCTGCATTCCCAGGTCTTTTCTTCGCATTTGCTGCTGCAGTGCTCCTTTTGTTTG CCTCCATTTCCCCTCCAGCATGGGACCAAGTCGGCTTTTTAACTACTACAGCGGGAACGACCAAGACCGTTTTCGGTGTCTTTGGAGAATGTGTCAAGGGGGGTAGCTGTTCAAGCAAATCTGTTGGATATGATCTTGTCATAAACGGTGCTAC CGACGTCAACATCAATCAAACAGTCTTGCACAATCTCACCTATGCCATGATTCTCCACCCTATCGCCGgcttccttgcccttctcgCCCTTGTTTTCGGCTTGCTCGGTGCCTGTGCCGCTTCCCGAGTTGCCACCATTTTCATGGCCCTCTGTTCCGCCTTGGGCCTTATTATCACTTTGGTGGTGTTTGTGATTGACATGGTGCTCTGGAACGTTGTAAAGAACCATGCTCGGGATGGTGGTGTTCAGGCTACTTTGGGTAATGCCAACTGGTTCACGGTCGCCGCTTTGGCGTCGCTGTTCTTGTCCATGTGCACTTCTGTTTGTGGAGCTTGCGGTAGATTCGCCAACGGTCGAATGGCGGGTGAGAAA TACTAG
- a CDS encoding hypothetical protein (HMMPfam hit to 2-Hacid_dh_C, D-isomer specific 2-hydroxyacid dehydrogenase, NAD binding domain, score: 110.9, E(): 2.9e-30), producing MPLPYTVASTVPLPPAAVAKLRNAFAAFIHRTDPASPFTRDELSRIQVFFTTGRGPPVDSLAHVPNLQLVQLCSAGADRAIASPAMKAYVDGRKAASGKTDSKAVRLATASGTHVLSIPNYAVAMAIALLHQLPRQIVGARTEQRWLSEEECDMDGQAYYARKTFHRTAGLLGYGSLGRETARLLKAHGMRIIAANTSGKATLQDGYVIPGTGDKDGSIPEAFYSTKDPKSVKEFLNQCDVLVASLPNTPATQYFLNKEKLEMLPKGAVLVNVGRGSLIPSDDLLAVLNTPHLFGAALDVTDPEPLPAQHPLWSHPKCIITPHLSGNTQGEMDIAADVLLFNVQRMKDGKEVVNEVRWDRGY from the exons ATGCCGCTCCCGTACACCGTCGCATCCACcgtccccctcccccccgcCGCCGTCGCCAAGCTCCGCAACGCCTTTGCCGCCTTCATCCACCGCACAGACCCCGCCTCCCCCTTCACCCGCGACGAGCTCTCCAGGATCCAggtcttcttcaccaccgGCCGCGGCCCCCCCGTCGACTCCCTCGCCCATGTCCCCAACCTGCAGCTTGTGCAGCTGTGCTCCGCCGGCGCGGACAGGGCCATTGCCAGTCCCGCAATGAAGGCGTATGTGGATGGGCGAAAGGCTGCGAGCGGCAAGACAGACAGCAAGGCGGTCAGACTCGCGACTGCCTCGGGCACCCATGTGCTCTCGATCCCGAATTATGCGGTGGCGATGGCGATCGCCTTGCTGCATCAGCTTCCCCGGCAGATCGTCGGCGCGCGG ACTGAGCAGCGGTGGCTATCCGAGGAAGAATGCGATATGGATGGCCAAGCGTATTACGCTCGAAAGACTTTCCACCGTACCGCCGGTCTCCTC GGCTACGGATCACTAGGCCGCGAAACGGCAAGGCTTCTTAAAGCACATGGTATGCGAATCATCGCCGCCAACACGTCTGGCAAAGCGACCCTTCAAGACGGGTACGTTATCCCCGGTACGGGCGATAAGGACG GCTCCATCCCAGAAGCGTTCTACTCCACCAAGGATCCCAAATCCGTCAAGGAATTTTTGAATCAGTGTGACGTCCTGGTAGCCAGTTTACCAAACACGCCAGCGACGCAGTACTTTCtcaacaaggaaaagctAG AGATGCTTCCCAAGGGCGCCGTACTCGTAAACGTCGGCCGAGGGTCCCTCATACCTTCCG ACGACCTCTTGGCTGTTCTCAACACCCCGCACCTATTCGGCGCCGCCCTAGACGTGACAGACCCCGAACCCCTACCGGCTCAACACCCCCTGTGGTCCCACCCGAAATGTATCATCACCCCGCACTTGTCGGGAAACACACAAGGTGAGATGGACATTGCGGCCGATGTGTTGCTGTTTAACGtccagaggatgaaggatgggaaagagGTTGTCAATGAGGTCAGGTGGGACAGGGGGTATTGA